ATTAGACTTTCAATTCGATCTACTCTAAAGCTACGGATGTCATTCCTAAGATGACAAAATCCAATCACATACCACTTATTATTCCAATATATAATTCTGTACGGATCAACCAATCTATACTTTGATTGCTCTTCGCCACTTTTATGGTATAAAATTTTTACAGAGTATCCGTTAGCTACGGCCGGCTCCAATTCCTTTAAGAAAGGTTCCATAGAGAGGGAACTTAATTGCCTTATTACTTCAAGACTAGTTAAATGTTGATTTATCTTTGTTTCCTGCTCTTGATTTGAATATTTTCTTAGCTTTGAAATAGCCCTATTTAATGCTTCACTTCCATAATATCCAGCTTCTTCTGCAAAAATAGCAGCGTGAAGTAGCGAGGTTTGCTCCTCAAAATCAAAAAAAAGTGGGGCTTCAATAAAATTATTCAATAAAGTGTATCCACCGTTATGTCCTGTGTCTGAAATTATAGGTACACCACTTGTTGAAAGTGTATCAATATAACGATAC
This Virgibacillus phasianinus DNA region includes the following protein-coding sequences:
- a CDS encoding helix-turn-helix transcriptional regulator, which codes for MPKIDNMLAILWMLSSGEKITAKQISEKLEINIRTVYRYIDTLSTSGVPIISDTGHNGGYTLLNNFIEAPLFFDFEEQTSLLHAAIFAEEAGYYGSEALNRAISKLRKYSNQEQETKINQHLTSLEVIRQLSSLSMEPFLKELEPAVANGYSVKILYHKSGEEQSKYRLVDPYRIIYWNNKWYVIGFCHLRNDIRSFRVDRIESLMLTENKFNRPENFSARDFFMKHLLPTIEDKEGIISLVINGNTRTLGDICQHWFLGHYLQKRTSNQAVFHLEKDMMYTYVPYLLLPYGKSIQIVEPISLKKRIIEVLSDLIKFHQK